The sequence below is a genomic window from Saccopteryx leptura isolate mSacLep1 chromosome 3, mSacLep1_pri_phased_curated, whole genome shotgun sequence.
taaatggctgggttgctgagcaatggaacaactgcgctagttgggcagagcatcgtcccctagtggtcttgcagggtggatccatcccagtcagggcacatgggggagtctgtctctacatcccctcctctcactaaaaaattttttttaaatgtgtatggcgcctgacctgtggtggcgcagtggataaagcatcaacctgaaaatgctgaggtcgccggttcgaaaccctgggcttgcctggtcaaggcacatatgggagttgatgcttccagctcctcccccctttctctctctgtctcctctctctctctctctctctctctctctctctctctctctctctgtctctccttctcctctctaaaatgaataaataaaaaattttttaaaatgtgtggcaaAAGATCATCTAGAAGGATCAAATCCACTCAATAAGAGTTGGTGTGAAgtccaaatacatttttattccaaattttattttttccatttttattattccaatacatttttaaatcactgaaaTGGACAGGCTTACATTTTTTGCAACTACATAGAGCTCAATTGTAGAACTGTTTCTCAATGTGGTTCCAAGACCAGGAACAACATCACATAGAAACTTAATAGAAATGCAGATTTTTATATGCTACTCCAAACCTATTAAAAAATTCTGGGAGTGAGGACCAGCAATGTTTTAAGCCCTCCAGGTTGAGTCTGATGTATACTTGAATTGAAGAATGCTGCCTTTCTACCTCTGCATTTTTACCAGTCTCTTCTGTAAAAAGATGAGTAGAGTGGTCTGAAGTAAAGCtctgatagtattttttttaaatattctttaatacTGTAATTGCAATAAAACTGACATGCTTGATATATTAATGACCTGTTCTGCTCTTTGAGGAAGCAATTTCAGATGCCCTGTTGGAAAACTTAAAAGTTTGATAAAATGGCAACACTTTAAATtggtatttctttaaataaaaatatatcccaTTTCAAAACAATTCTACAGGTGATAAAAATTAACTATTTCATTAGTATTTACCGGtctagcatatatatataattatatacattctCTACACAATGTCTTCGTTCAaaccacaaaaggaaaaatataactttctgtttaaaaataaaactagaaaaaagctGACCCTTTGACAAATTAAGTATTAATAGTACATGTTAACTTTGTTGTAGTTACTATTGAATTCACAAGCTTTTACTTATTCTGTCCCTACCAGTGACTAAGGACAGTCATTCATGATCTTCATACAGTAGATGTGGAACTGGTTCTCAAGTTTGGCTGCCTATTAGAATCACTCTGGAAGCTTTAACATCCTACAGGTGATTTCAATGTGCAGCCAAGGTTGAAAACTACCATCTTGTAAACCAGATTTCAGCAACCAGTTTGTCACTCAAAATGGTTCAGTAGCTTAAGaagcatttaacaaaaaaaaaaaaaaaaagcatttaacagTTTGAATGTACACTGGATTTGATCGAGTATGGTGTCATTCTGAGTATCTTTGTGTTAACTGCTCTGGAAGAACCTAGGTTGCCTCTACTATTACACTGTCAATGCTTCTTTAAAGGTTCTTACTAGAGTTCTCAATAAGAGAAATCATTCTTCACAAAATGAATCTACTTTGATAATGGACTGGATTtcttgggactttttttttaaggcactaAAATCCCTCTGGAGACATGTTAGACCGCCCCAAATAAGTGAGTCTCAACGCAGATTGCGTACTAGGAACTTGAAAAAGTTATACTGAGGTCCAATCCTCAACccattaaatcagaatctctgattGAGATGAGGGAGGGAGATGTCTATCCATATTTTTAGAAGCTCCATAGGTGAGGATTTGGTAATAGAATGCCAGTTTCTTCAATTAATAGTTtatatttgcttttcattttactgGAGATTTTTGTATAACATCTTAAGGTTATACTAACTCAGACTTCTGAATTTCACCCCTAAAGAAAAGACAAGCGGTCAAAAGAATACTGAAAGAGTCAAGGCtctgagtcaaggcacatttacTTTGCAAAAAGGTATAAATACTAAAGTCAGGAATAAGATACCAGCTCCCATGGTAGATTTCACCATGTGAATAAAGATCACATCCACCTGTGAAGTACACATGAACTACTCCCAACTAAAAGGTATTTAAATTCTTCCTCAAGTATTCGGCTTAAAATGCTCTCAAGTTTTGTTCCAAATCCAGGGCCTGACATACTGAATCAAAATCTCCAAAGGAGTTAGGGAATTCTATGTAACAAATTCGAAATTCTTACAATCAGACAAGTCTGGAAAACACTGTTGATGGATATTAAAGTAAGAGTTAAGAACTTTTGGAGATGGCATAAATGCAAGTTACACCTTCACACTTAATTAGACCCTTGTATTTTCTCATGACTCACTGGGATTAACTCTTCTTAATTAACAGCAAAATATCTGACTCAAAATCACCTCTGCTCAGATTGTACTCTTTTTTGCCAGTGATACTCTATCTGGAACCAAGGGGTGCAGAGAATGATGGTGTTATCTCATAGTTCAGTTTTCAGTTTCTCGTATAGGTCCTCTTGGTCAATCATGTCTGTGTGCCCATTCCAGCGGTGATAGGCAAGGAGAGCAGCGTTGTGGGCTGCAATGGCACTCATTTCCATGGCACTTGCTGCACACTCTATGCCACTGAGGTAATAGAGTCGATCATGCAGAATGATGGAGGGGCATTTCTCTGGAGGCTTATAGAAAGGATATGCAAGCCATTTCCGCTTCACAGTATAATCGGAGgacaaaaaaagctttaaaatttgCTCTTTAGTAAGAGGTTCTTTGGAAAAGGTCTTCCAAACATATGCTTCATCTGTTGACAGTTGAGGATTATTATCTTCTCTCACAGAAGCCACAATCCCAATGCTGTTAATAAACAAATCTGAATTATCAGTGATTAAGATTGTACTGAGATCAAAGTTATCTAAGGCTTTAGAGCTAAAAGTAGTTGAATTCAATTTCCCCTTAATAAAAGTTGTCACTATCTGTTTGTAGTGTTGATGGAATTCCTCAATTGGAGGATCAAAGTTGAGAAAAGTTATATTGGACATTTTTTGATTCAGTGGAGTGGCCACCAAGATGATGTCATAAAAGTCTGAACGTGTCTCAGCTCCAGTCTGGTAGACCACTTCATACATCTCTGTAGGGTTTCCTAGAGGAAGTGAGGAGACACATTTCTTTAGTGTTtctaatatactatattttacaCCTGAAAATAATTCTGTACCTTCTTAATAGTTTATAATCCTAAGGAATTAAAGACTAGCCATTTAGATAACTGTCCCAAATTGAGGTCAATTTCCtacttagaataaaataatacctTGTCAATAAGTACAAAACAaggaatttttacatttttttatatttatattactgatttgagagagagaagaagggagagaacaaCAGAGACAGCAAcaccgatctgttcctgtatgtgccccgaccagtaatcaaaccggcaacctctgtgcttcgagatGGTGCactctagccaaccaagctatctggaaAGGGCAGGAATTTTTACTTTTGAGATTTGTAAAACCCAGTGATGCCACTGTACGTACTTGAGTACATCTGGGAATATTTCTATGTGGCACAACACGTAATTTAAAATTCCATCATTTGGAAATGAGAAATGACAGAAGAGAGGTTTTTCTCCCTGAGCATTTTCTACAGgggaaattaagaataaaataggaattgaaataaaactataaaattagaaaaattattttagaaaaggaaTTCAAACTCACTTTTCTCCTTGGTCCTCGTTTTCTCCTCAATGTACATTACTGAGCCAGATATAAGATTGCCTTTGGAAGCCTGAAGAAGCCCAGAGCATACAAGTTTATTGCCACCTTCTACTGCCCAAAGGCCAGAATCAGTACCAGTGAGTGACACTGCCCCTGTCATcagtgggaaaaaaatgttttaattctaactCAGTGAGAGGTAATCCACCCACTCTCCCCAATTAGATGAGTTCTGCTCCAAATGGCCCCAGGGGGCAAAATCACCCACCTCTGAGAACCATTCAACTAATAAAAGCTTAAGACTCCATAATGGCATCTACCTTTACATAATTTGGCCAACATTGCCTGAGGTTTCACAGAGAAAAGTAGTCTTCAACTCATGGCTTAGGTCAGGAACCACCATAATATCAGGTAAAaccccttagagcagtggtccccatccttttttgggccacggaccgatttaatgtcagaaaatattttcacggaccggcctttagggtgggacgaataatgtatcacgtgatggagacaagtgtcaagagtgagtcttagacggatgtaacagggaatctggtcattttttaaaaataaaacatcgttcagacttaaatataaataaaatggaaataatgtaagttatttattcttgggGACCACTACCTTAGGGAACCAATGTCTATCACTGTTCCAAACTTGAGCTTACCCACAAAGCCATTGAGGTCTGTGCTTTGGCCGTAATTGACCCACATGACGGGAGCAACAATTTCATTGAGGAATTTCTCAGAGAAGCCTGCTTTCTGCAAGGTTTCTAGAAGTGTTCGGTTAAGCAATCCAAGGAAGTCATCCCCTCCTAGAGAGTGTAGTAAGCTTTCTACACTACTGAAGGCGTAGTCATGAGACTGGTAGCGGTAGATCcttttgaaaaaaagagaaatggccATTAAACACCAAACAAGATAATTGTAAGGGAATACATAAAGAAAGGAAACAGCATCATAAGACTCAAACTGGCTTTCATGCCCTGACCATTTGGCTCACTAGTAGAGCATCCACCCTGCATaaagatgtcctgggtttgattcccagtcagggcacacagagaagcaaccatctgcttctccatctctcccctctcccccttctctttctccctctctcttctgctcccactgccatggctcaattggtttgagcacatcagccccaggtcctgaggatagctctgtggagcttccatcttaggtgctaaaaatagctcaattacaagcatggcccaagatgggcaaagcattggccccagatgggggttgctgcgtggatcccagtcggggcacatgcgggaatctgtcttatctcctctcacttagaaaaggaaaaaaacaaaaaaacaggcttTCATGTTTCCCTCTGATGAGTTCCTACTTATCGTGTGAGATACACCTCAACCATTATCTTCCCAGGGTATCCCAGAAGTTCTtggccttccctctccctccacctaAGACCACTGTCCTTTGTATACACTCTTCTGCACTCATAAGGTCACTGGGAGCACCTTTAAAGAAGTGGGTATATCTTGTTCTcattcatctttttatcttccAGTCACACTTAGAATGTCTAAAATTCTAACTTTATCTTTCCACCAGGCTTAATCCTCTCCATCCACTCCCtatttcaaacaaaaaataataggtCACACCTAACATCCTACATGCCATCCTCACGTCATTCAGTTTCAAACTTAAACATTTTCACTTCTACTTTCTGCTTCCTCCACCCAAGAATGAAACCTTATCAATCTTTCTAATGTCTCCCTGGTtatttcattctctctccttttttttttattaagtgagaggtggggcggcagagagacagactcccgcatgcgccccaaccgggatccaccaggcaagccccctactaggcaatgccctgcccatctgaagccattgctcaattgctcagcaactgagctattttagcactgaggcaaggccatggagccatccttagcacccgggtcCAACTTgctgactgtgggaagggaagaaagagaagaaacagagaaagagagagagagagatcagagggggaggggtagagaagcacatggttgcttctcctgtgtcccctaaccaggaatcaaacccgggatttccacacatggggccaatgctctaccactgaaccaacccacAAGGGCCTAATTCATTCTCCTTTTCCTGATCTTGAGGATTTATATTCAAACTACTAAAATGAGTGACTGATCTACCTGCTTCTAACTTCTTTCACTAAATCTCCCAGAAGCCCTAAAATACTCTTCTTTTGTAATCTTCCTGCTTATTTAAAACATACTGCTGCCTGactcagtggtggcacagtgagtggatagagcatcaacctgggatgctgaggtctcaggttcaaaaccctgaagttgccagtttgagtgcaggctcaccatcttgagcacggggtctctggtttgagcgtgggatcatcaacatttTTCCATGGTCACTGGGCTTGAGCCTAATGTCTCGGGCttgagaaggggtcactggctccacttgagcccccaagtcaaggcacatatgagaaacaataaatgaacaactgaagtgacacaactatgagctaatgcttctcatctcccttcctctctctcgctaaaaataaaaataaaaatttttaaaaatcttgcttACTGCTACTTATTAAAGTcctaacattctttttaaaacatagattTTAGAGCTAAACTCATCAAGTTTTATTCCTTTGCTCTAAttgcagataaagaaacaaaGTAGAAGTACTAAAAGAACTTGTCGAAAGTCACTCATGAAGTAGAAGGCTCAACtactgctcacacacacacattcatccCCTGCACCTGAGTGCACCTGAACCATTCACTGGTCTCTAAATATGCTCTGATATTAGTCCCCAGCATTGTACTAGCTCCTCCCTCCAACTGGAATACACTTCCCAGTCCTAAAGACACAACAGCTACACCTCCTTCAGAGCTTGAAATTACACCTCCTCTGCGAAGTCTTGCCCAACTTTTCAGTCCACATCATCATCCTCTTCCATGTCATCATCTCCAATAGTCCCATAAAACTTAGCACTTATGCCACTCATTCAGCACTTAGacactacaccaggggtctcaaactcaacacagcatgtgggccgcagagcaagatcacagccgttcggcgggccgcactaggtctacaaaaggcaactgttacgtaacacttttctcactgcagttgaaaacaaaaaaaaaatcagtacaacaagcacaatcgtacatgcagtttactcagtgtcacaaaacgaccagaaactgtagttcgcatcacaactgctgttaactaagctaatatctagctaggatgctagagaaatgaaaaatacaagtaggcccctaggcttacttaattttatccaaaatattttgaacttcgtggattagtctgtgggccgcacaaaattgttcggcgggctgcacaaaattgttcggcgggccgcatgtggcccgcgggccgcgagtttgagacccctgcactacactgtattatttaatttttagaaaatatcacCTGACATTTCTCTGCACTTTATGGACTTATCCACATAAGTTAGTTCATACAGTAattcaatatataatttttcagatTGCAAGTGacacaaaaataagaaatggttCCTTTCCCTTAAGAAACTTACAGTTAGGGACAGGCAATAAGGTACATGCAcaacaagtacatgaaaaatCAGAAGAAGTAAGTGCCAAAGAAAGAGctctgtcgcctgaccaggcggtggcgcagtggatagtgttggactgggatgaggaagacacaggttcgaaaccccaaggtcgccagcttgagcgcgggctcatctggtttgagcaaagctcaccagcttggacccaaggtcgctggctcaaacaaggggttactcggtctgctgaaggcccatggtcaaggtacctatgagaaagcaatcaatgaacaactaaggtgtcgcaacaaaaactgatgattgatgcttctcatctgtctccgttcctgtctgtctgtccctatctatccctctctctgactctctaaaaaaaaaaaaagaagagctctGTCTGTGATCAAAGGAAGCCAGTTTTATATcaactttctttttcaaaataaattctaaatttttaaagagcAGAGAACAATGTCATACCCATTTCAATATTACCTACTGTCTACCAGTGTTGTGTACAAATGTTGAATAAatttttgtggggaaaaaaaataatgtaagtgcCAAAGTGAGAAACTAAAATAACTCCTTCCAACTATATCATTTGGCTTCTAGGTCCTAGGAAATTGGAAAAAGCAGGAAGAACTGagctctttggaaaaaaaataaatatctcaaaAAATGAAGAGTGGCTAATGAAGAGTGACCACTGGCTAATGGTCAGCATGACAAAAATAACATACatgatgttataaaaaattattccagACCTTCTCTTACCTGTCCCCACCCACACACAAGCAAGGCTATCCTAAATAAAGGCCCCCTAAAGGGTGACATGAGACAACATACACCATATAAACACTGAGCATTGTAACTGTTTTACAATACTGGTTGCATTAGAATACATATTTACTAAAAAGTTAAGACATGTGAGTAACTAGCAGTTTCTGCTAATCAgattattttgggttttgtttgtttgttttttgtatttttctgttggaaacggggaggcagtcagacagactcccgcatgcaccagaccgggatccacctggcatgcccaccagggggcgatgctctgcccatctggggcgttgctctgtcgcaaccagagccattctagcacctgaggcagaggccatggagccatcctcagcgcctgggccaactttgctccaatggagccttggctgcgggaggggaagagagagacagagaggaaggagaaggggaggggtggagaagcagatgggcactctcctgtgtgccctggccaggaatcaaacccgggactcctgcacgctaggccgacgctctaccactgagccaactggccagggctaaacagATTATTTATAATACAGCTTATTCCTTTATAAACTACATTTGtgtaacttatttattcatttatttattcattcaacaaatatttaaagcaTCAAATTTGATGCAGGCAATGTTCTAGATGTCAAGGATGCAGAGGTCAacacaacagagaaaaatatcCCTGCCCCAAGGGAGCTTGTGTTCTAGTTGGTGAAACAAgtacagtaataaaaaataataaatacaggtAAATTATGTAATTTAGAGGATGATAAGTATTAAGGAGAAAAGTAAATCAAGGAAGATTAGGAATGCTTGGAGTTGGCAAGGTTGCATCTCTAAATAAGatggcccagcctgacctgtggtggcgcagtggataaagcatcaacctggaaacactgaggttgccagttcaaaaccctggcttgcctggtcaaggcacatatgggagttgatgtttcctgctcctccccccttctctctctctctctctcctcccctctctataatgaataaataaaatctttaaaaaaaataaaaataaaataaaaagatgcccCCCAAAAATGAGTGGTCAAGGAAAGCCTCATTGTGTAAGTGACCTCTAAATAAAGACTAAAGGAAGCGAGGATGCAAGCCTTGTGATATCTGGGGAGGAACCAGTCCAGGCAGAGGTAAGGGCAGGGCACAGGCCTTATGAAAGCAGCATTCCTGGTGTGTTCAAGGAAAAGTAAGGCCAGTGCAGAGAGATCCAGAAGAGCAGAAAGAGCCAcagtcagaaaaaggaaaaggaagggtgCAAGAAAGCACTTTCAGAATAGTGGAGTACAGGCCTCAGAAAATCTGCTCCTACATAACAGCAAGAATACTGGCAAAAATTGTCAATGTAAACTTATTTTCCAGAATTCTGGAAATAAACTAAAGACACAGATTTGCCAAAGTCCTAGGAGTATTCAAGAAAAATGTCTgaatctcagaagaaaacaagtCCTGTGGCACTTTAATTTGCCCTATTCCCATTCCCCAGTTCCAACATGATAGCTTTGAAAACCAACAGCCTTGCAACTACAACACCTGTGAAAGCAGCAAGCTGGCAGTCATGGGAGAAGGTAAGACAAGTTTGGAGCTCCCCAAAATCGCCATCCCCAGACAAATGCCACTATTTGACCTTCCTGGCAGCTCCCTTAAAAGTTCTAtccttgagccctggccggtttgctagagcatcaacccagcatgtggaagtcccaggtttgatccccagtcagggcacacaggagaagcacccatctgcttctccacccttccccctctcctttctctctccctctctcttcccctccagcagccaaggctcgaatgattcaagcaagttaGCCCCATGGcatcgcctcaggcactgaaataactcagttgctgagctatGGAggaacagctccagatgggcagagaatcgtcctgtagggggcttgccagatggatcccggttgggacacatgtggaagtttgtctcactgcctccctgcctccctacctctcacttaataaaaataagtaagttctatccttatgccctggctgggtaagcttagttggttggagtgtcatcctgatccATTGGGTTGTGGGTTCcctccccagtgagggcacatacaaaaatcaaccaatgaatgcataaatatgtggaacagcaaatcaacgtttctctctctctctctctctctctctctaaaaatcaaccaataaataaaaatttgtaacaaAAGAAGTACTATCCTGCGAGTTTGTCTTCATTTGACACGATTCAGTAAAAATAAACCATTGAGTGCATGTGTCAAAAACAGTGGCTTTAACAAAGCAAATAGCAAAATAGCAGATATAAACCCTACGTTAatcataattatattaaatataaatggactgaacaCTTCAGTCATAAAGCAGAGACtggcagaatggatcaaagaacataatccaactatatgctgtctataaaaaAGTACACATTAGACACAAAGACaaagagactgaaagtaaaaagatgggAAAAGGTATACCATGCAAACAGTAACCAAGAGAGCTAGAGAAGTTACACTAGTAGAGAAACATACATGAAGACAAAAATTGTTACTAGTGACAAGGAAGGAGCGTTTTATAATGATAAGGTTTAGTCCATTGGAAAACATACACTTgggcattgttttttaaaataaaaaacagtataatCTATGTATCCCCTCActgggttggtttgtttgtttttcagtccTACAATACCCTAAATTCActtcaaaagtgatttttttttagccctggctgggtagcatagttggttagagcattgtcccaaaacgcCAACATTGCAGGTTCAATgtctagtcaggacacatacaagaatcaaccaatgagcctgaccaagtagatcaattttaaaaaaaagaaaaaggccctagccggttggctcagcggtagagcgtcggcctggcgtgtggaagtcccgggttcaattcccggccagggcatacagaagaggcgcccatctgcttctccacccctccccctctccttcctctctgtctctctcttcccctcctttcccctcctgcagcagaggctccattggagcaaaagatggcccgggcgctggggatggctccttggcctctgccccaggcgctagagtggctctggtcacaacagagcgatgccctagatgggcagagcattgccccctggtgggcgtgccgggtggatcctggttgggcgcatgcgggagtctgtctgactgtctccctgtttccagcttcagaaaaatacaaaaaaaaaaaaaaaaaaaaaaaaaaggcgaggACTGGAATCCGGCACTTACTAGGTGGATATACTTACACACTTGAAACCTCTCCATACCTCCACCTTGCACATCTGTAAAAAGAAGCTAATAGTACCTACCGAGAGAGCTGTCACGAGAATTAAAGAAGGTAGTAGTATTTGTAGAGGGTTTAAATAGTTTCTAGAACAGTAAACAAACATCTACAAAATACACTTTCAGAAGCAAAAACAAACCAccctttcgcctgacctgtggtggcacagtggatgaagcgtcaacctagaatgctgaggtcaacggTCTGAAACCtgagcttgctcagtcaaggcatgtaagagaagcaacTTCTAGgagtcaatgcttcctgctcctccccaccccttttctctctcctcttctctctaaaatctcaataaataaaaatctaaaaagataaaTTACTGTTTCAATTTCCAAGTGGATAAATGGTCTGCATAGATTACCTAGAACATTTTACATAACAAATGGGCCTTGCAGTTAGGTAGAGAACTGATCCAAGAAACTATAACTCCTAAAGATCATCTAACTAAAAGGCCTTAGGTTAAATAGAAGGGGGGGGAAATTACCTCATAAATTTGTCTAATATATCCTCTACCCACATGTGTAATCGAAGGGACTGAAATCCATACTGCCAAATtagtttaattatgtttattataaACCAGCTGCTCTCCTCAAACACCAGAGTCTTTCCATTAGAGATCCCCGTTAGGCCACCAGAACTCTGAACAGTAGAGAGACCTGCAAAAACAGAAAATGGGTAG
It includes:
- the PCYOX1 gene encoding prenylcysteine oxidase 1, yielding MSRDVGELVSSLLRLWLLLCLWVCPGCAEVRAPPEKIAIIGAGIGGTSAAYYLRQKFGKDVKIDLFERGEVGGRLATLPVLGKEYESGGSVIHPLNLHMKRFVKDLGLSTVQSSGGLTGISNGKTLVFEESSWFIINIIKLIWQYGFQSLRLHMWVEDILDKFMRIYRYQSHDYAFSSVESLLHSLGGDDFLGLLNRTLLETLQKAGFSEKFLNEIVAPVMWVNYGQSTDLNGFVGAVSLTGTDSGLWAVEGGNKLVCSGLLQASKGNLISGSVMYIEEKTRTKEKRNPTEMYEVVYQTGAETRSDFYDIILVATPLNQKMSNITFLNFDPPIEEFHQHYKQIVTTFIKGKLNSTTFSSKALDNFDLSTILITDNSDLFINSIGIVASVREDNNPQLSTDEAYVWKTFSKEPLTKEQILKLFLSSDYTVKRKWLAYPFYKPPEKCPSIILHDRLYYLSGIECAASAMEMSAIAAHNAALLAYHRWNGHTDMIDQEDLYEKLKTEL